The following coding sequences lie in one Heliangelus exortis chromosome 8, bHelExo1.hap1, whole genome shotgun sequence genomic window:
- the GPR88 gene encoding G protein-coupled receptor 88, whose protein sequence is MPNASSWSASSPLLLLWEDSGTHIFLSLLYAVLAISGTLSNVMVIYLVFSFKKLQTTSNAFIVNGCAADLSVCALWMPQEAVLGLLPPNSSSLRSAEYRLLRGGLLSLGLTVSLASHLLVAFNRYVLITKLPSVYQALYQRRNTGCMIGLSWALALLLVPLLPGLWTSSSAQQPPPRQSDSSSRYTALLIALAVLGQTALLLHCYLGIVRRVRGSAKRVSVLNFHLLHQLPFPAAPPPPRRAQRRLSSVSVLLLCCVFLLGTQPLVWVSLLSFFLRPAPPALQATSWLLLCSLSAFNPLLYTWRSEEFRRAARSVLPRGEGSAAAPRTAAAGGSAAAPPCPQLPRRRGTAGSASAAAAPR, encoded by the coding sequence ATGCCCAACGCCTCTTCCTGGAGCGCCAGctctcctctgcttttgctCTGGGAGGACTCTGGGACCCACATCTTCCTGTCGCTGCTCTACGCAGTCTTAGCTATCTCAGGGACTTTATCCAACGTGATGGTCATCTATTTAGTCTTCTCTTTCAAGAAGCTGCAGACAACTAGCAATGCCTTCATTGTGAACGGCTGCGCGGCAGACCTAAGCGTGTGTGCCCTATGGATGccccaggaggctgtgctggggctgctgcctcccaacTCCTCCTCCCTTCGCTCGGCAGAGTACCGGTTGCTCCGAGGCGGGCTCCTCAGCCTCGGCCTCACTGTCTCCCTGGCCTCTCACCTGCTGGTGGCCTTCAACAGGTACGTGCTCATCACCAAGCTGCCCAGCGTGTACCAGGCCCTCTACCAGCGGAGGAACACGGGATGCATGATCGGGCTCTCCTGGGCCCTCGCCCTGCTCCTCGTCCCGCTGCTGCCCGGGCTCTGGACTTCgagctctgcccagcagccGCCCCCGCGGCAGTCGGACAGCAGCTCTCGCTACACCGCCCTGCTCATCGCCCTGGCCGTGCTGGGCCAGACCGCGCTGCTGCTCCACTGCTACCTCGGCATCGTGCGGCGGGTGCGGGGCAGCGCCAAGCGGGTCAGCGTCCTCAACTTCCACCTGCTCCACCAGCTGCCCTTCCCtgccgccccgccgccgccccgccgcgccCAGCGCCGCCTCAGCAGCGTCTCcgtcctgctgctctgctgcgTCTTCCTGCTGGGCACCCAACCCCTGGTCTGGGTGAGCCTCCTGAGCTTCTTCCTGCGGCCGGCGCCGCCGGCGCTGCAGGCCACCAgttggctgctgctctgctccctttcGGCCTTCAATCCCCTGCTCTACACCTGGCGCAGCGAGGAGTTCCGCCGGGCGGCCCGCTCCGTCCTGCCCCGCGGCGAGggctccgccgccgccccgcGAACCGCCGCTGCCGGTggctccgccgccgccccgccctGCCCGCAGCTACCGCGGCGGCGGGGGACGGCGGGCAGCGCCAGCGCCGCGGCCGCACCGCGCTGA